GAGGGTGTCTGGGACGAGACAGAGGGAGTGATCGATGAGCCGATCGGCCTTCGGGATGATTCGATCATCGCTCGCGAGGTGCGGCCGGACGGGCAGCGCGCGGTCACCCATTTTGCGGTGCGAGAGCGGGGAAGAGGAATGACGCTGGTGGAGCTGAAGCTGGAGACGGGCCGGACGCACCAGATCAGGGTCCATCTCAGCCATCGCGGATGCCCGCTGGCTGGAGACGATTTATACGGGGGAGGGCGCACCTGGATCGGACGGCAAGCGCTTCACGCTGCACGACTCCGTTTTGTACATCCGCGGACAGGCGAGCAGCTGGAGTGGAGGGAGCCGCTGCCCGATGACATGATGAGGCTGGTGCGGCAGTTTTTCCCGGCTGGGGCACAGGCGTATTTGGGTGAATCTTTGTGATTTGCCCTCTGGCATCTTGTAAGCGTTTTCGCTATGATAGAGGTACTGAGAAGAATATACGGCATGAGCTGGTTGTCTGCGGGGGAAGGCCCACAAGGTCTTCTTCGGGGAGCAGACAGGGCCCAGCGTACGTTCAAGAGGAAAGCAAGGGGGCTGCCGAAAGCAGGAAAAGCTGTTTTCGCGCTTCTTTCTTCCGCTGTGCGTATGCTGGGCCTTTTGTATCGTCACGGGGCTATTTCAGCCTCCATACCTTTTTGCGAAATGAGGTGGAACCGATGAAGATCGTTTCCTATCGCACGGCTGAGCAGGGACCCTGGCGGGCGGGAATCCTGCGCCGCGAGCGGGTCGTGGATATCGCCTCCGCTATAGAGGGAGCATCTGCGGACATACAGGAGCTCCTGGATCAATGGGAGCGCTGGCAGGAGCCGCTGCAGCAGCTCTCCGCACGGGAAGCGGACGGGGAAGAGTCATATCCGCTGGCCGAAGTCACGCTGGGCTCTCCCGTGCCGCGACCGCGCAGCTTTCGCGATTTCTACGCATTCGAAGCGCATGTCAAAACAGCCCGGGCCCGGCGCGGACTTCCGATGGTCCCGGAGTGGTATCATTTTCCCGTCTTTTACTTTTCCAATCCGGCCGCTTTTCTCGGGCATAAGGCGTCCGTGAAAAAGCCGAAAGCTGCGCAATGGCTCGACTACGAGCTGGAGATTGCCTGCATCATCGGCAGGGAAGGGGTGGACATTCCGGTCGAGCAGGCGGATGCGTACATCGCCGGCTATTGCATCCTGAACGACTGGAGCGCCCGCGATCTGCAGCGCGAGGAAGTAAAAGTAGGGCTCGGCCCCGCCAAGGGCAAAGACTTCGCCACTTCGATGGGGCCCTGGATGG
This sequence is a window from Brevibacillus composti. Protein-coding genes within it:
- a CDS encoding fumarylacetoacetate hydrolase family protein; its protein translation is MKIVSYRTAEQGPWRAGILRRERVVDIASAIEGASADIQELLDQWERWQEPLQQLSAREADGEESYPLAEVTLGSPVPRPRSFRDFYAFEAHVKTARARRGLPMVPEWYHFPVFYFSNPAAFLGHKASVKKPKAAQWLDYELEIACIIGREGVDIPVEQADAYIAGYCILNDWSARDLQREEVKVGLGPAKGKDFATSMGPWMVTPDELADIEIPGAEGARYPLAMVARVNGIELSRGSLQDIHYTFAQMIARASADCPLYPGDVIGSGTVGTGCILELGTERHRWLEPGDVVELEVERLGVLQNIISE